The proteins below are encoded in one region of Thermodesulfovibrio thiophilus DSM 17215:
- a CDS encoding metal ABC transporter solute-binding protein, Zn/Mn family, translating into MNGCSNESDNSQIKKEQQSCNIIKLWTSLYPLEHFAKWIISNAEIHSLIPAQSDPHNFEPSLKDIQELYNSNMVIYLGDTDVDRWLDRIKNELMKKGVIVIRLQDYIPMKNYLSANEIDPHVWLDPLLTLEIIKTIKNVAVHSFPDKKDIYEQNFLKYEAKLRELDNDFKQALSNCSLRDVIVTHEFLNYFSVRYGLNTRFIVHEPEEELSIKKIKQLKDLMKQNSIKYVISEVEGQKTARALAEETNALILNFNTFHIKTSQDYFHAMRENLRVLKTALNCK; encoded by the coding sequence ATGAATGGCTGTTCTAACGAATCTGATAACAGCCAAATTAAAAAAGAACAACAAAGTTGTAATATTATTAAACTCTGGACAAGTCTTTATCCCCTTGAGCATTTTGCCAAATGGATAATCTCTAATGCAGAAATTCACAGTTTAATTCCTGCCCAGAGTGATCCTCACAATTTCGAACCTTCTCTGAAAGACATTCAGGAGCTTTATAACTCAAATATGGTTATCTATCTTGGAGATACTGATGTTGATAGATGGCTTGACAGAATAAAAAATGAACTGATGAAAAAGGGTGTTATAGTTATCAGGCTTCAGGATTATATTCCAATGAAAAACTATTTATCAGCCAATGAGATAGATCCACACGTATGGTTAGACCCTTTGTTGACATTAGAGATAATAAAAACAATAAAAAATGTGGCAGTACACTCTTTCCCGGATAAAAAAGATATATATGAACAGAATTTTTTAAAATATGAGGCAAAGCTCAGAGAACTTGATAATGATTTTAAACAAGCTCTGTCTAATTGTTCGCTGAGAGATGTAATTGTTACACATGAATTCTTAAACTATTTTAGTGTAAGATATGGATTAAATACTCGTTTTATTGTTCATGAACCTGAAGAAGAACTCTCTATAAAAAAAATTAAACAACTTAAAGACTTAATGAAACAAAACTCAATTAAATATGTTATTTCAGAGGTGGAAGGACAAAAAACTGCCAGAGCTTTAGCAGAAGAAACAAACGCGTTGATTTTAAACTTCAATACATTTCACATTAAAACCTCTCAGGATTATTTCCATGCAATGCGGGAAAATCTGAGAGTATTAAAAACTGCTTTAAATTGTAAATAA
- the speE gene encoding polyamine aminopropyltransferase — MIKFFEQDPYAPIKYVYNVDNILYKAKSKFQDIMVLENSYFGKILVLDGVVQLTERDEFIYHEMLTHVLMHAHPDARTVAVIGGGDGGAVREVLKHDSVKKLYFIEIDEEVVNVSKKFFPTVSSSVDDLRVELRCMDGAEFIKEMKNALDVIIVDSTDIIGFAKSLFTVEFFKSVRDALTETGMFVTLSESLIFHKDLVYEVQNAMKLIFPIVDLYTASIATYAGNWWSFSVGSKSLDPRQIRKNVTVNTKLYTSDLHRSCFLPADIYKKLLNKELIW; from the coding sequence ATGATTAAATTTTTTGAACAGGACCCTTATGCACCGATAAAGTATGTATACAATGTGGACAATATCCTATACAAAGCTAAAAGCAAGTTTCAGGATATAATGGTTTTAGAAAATTCTTATTTTGGGAAAATTCTTGTTCTTGACGGAGTTGTCCAGCTTACTGAAAGAGATGAGTTCATTTATCATGAGATGTTAACTCATGTTTTAATGCATGCTCATCCAGATGCCAGGACTGTTGCTGTTATAGGAGGTGGCGATGGTGGAGCTGTTAGAGAGGTTCTAAAGCATGACAGTGTTAAAAAATTATATTTTATCGAAATTGACGAAGAGGTTGTAAATGTTTCAAAAAAATTTTTCCCAACTGTGTCATCTTCAGTAGATGATCTGAGAGTAGAGTTAAGGTGTATGGATGGAGCAGAATTTATAAAAGAGATGAAGAATGCTCTTGATGTTATAATTGTCGATTCAACTGATATTATAGGTTTTGCAAAAAGTCTGTTTACAGTGGAGTTTTTTAAGTCAGTGAGGGATGCTCTTACTGAAACCGGAATGTTTGTTACACTTTCTGAATCTCTTATTTTCCATAAAGACCTTGTTTATGAAGTACAGAATGCGATGAAGCTTATATTCCCGATAGTAGACCTTTATACTGCAAGCATAGCTACATATGCAGGAAACTGGTGGAGCTTTTCTGTTGGCTCAAAATCATTAGATCCGAGACAGATCAGAAAAAATGTAACAGTTAATACAAAACTTTATACCTCTGACTTGCACAGATCATGTTTTTTACCAGCTGACATATATAAAAAACTCTTAAATAAAGAACTTATCTGGTAA
- the hrcA gene encoding heat-inducible transcriptional repressor HrcA: protein MKNIIMDERTKRVLYAVVESYIEKPEPVGSRYIMKKYGFDVCPATIRNIMSDLEDAGLLFQPHASAGRIPTDTAYRLYVDYIFEEVLSYQSNEIKKFIENLTKKLKRLKNNMNLLFVETTQSLSQISKYLGLAFLPSPDKTALHRVDFIKFKDDLVIAVVVNDKGIVKNKIIKTYPEITQHELNSLADFVNSNYHGKAIDEIREDLIKRIKREKIFWDKLISKIFKMCQEALYFSQEDVYVSGLYHIMHLPDFSDIEKLREVTKTLQDQHLLVKLFENISQDNEVKVIIGQENPVEEFRNFSIIASPYREKDKSAGIIALVGPKRMNYQRAIMLIDAFARSLTRTLSD from the coding sequence ATGAAAAATATAATAATGGATGAAAGAACAAAACGAGTATTATATGCAGTAGTGGAAAGCTATATTGAAAAGCCTGAACCTGTGGGTTCTCGTTATATAATGAAGAAATATGGTTTTGATGTGTGCCCGGCTACAATAAGAAATATAATGTCTGATTTGGAAGATGCGGGATTACTGTTTCAGCCTCATGCTTCAGCAGGCAGGATTCCAACCGATACAGCTTATAGATTATATGTTGACTATATATTTGAAGAAGTTCTGTCTTATCAATCAAATGAGATTAAAAAATTTATAGAAAATTTGACAAAGAAGTTGAAAAGATTGAAAAACAATATGAATTTACTTTTTGTGGAAACTACTCAGAGTTTGTCTCAGATTAGTAAATATCTCGGTTTGGCTTTTTTACCATCACCAGACAAGACAGCTCTGCATCGAGTTGATTTTATAAAATTTAAAGATGACCTTGTAATAGCTGTTGTTGTAAATGATAAAGGTATTGTGAAAAATAAAATTATAAAAACCTATCCAGAAATAACCCAGCATGAGCTCAACAGTCTCGCAGACTTTGTTAACAGCAACTATCATGGGAAAGCTATTGACGAAATAAGAGAAGACTTAATTAAAAGAATAAAAAGAGAAAAGATTTTCTGGGATAAATTGATATCAAAAATTTTCAAGATGTGTCAGGAAGCATTATATTTTTCTCAGGAAGACGTGTATGTATCGGGTCTTTACCATATAATGCATCTTCCGGATTTTTCTGATATTGAAAAACTCAGGGAAGTAACGAAGACATTACAGGATCAACATCTTTTAGTAAAACTTTTTGAAAATATCTCACAGGACAATGAAGTTAAGGTAATAATAGGGCAGGAGAATCCTGTGGAGGAATTCAGAAACTTCAGTATAATTGCTTCTCCATACAGGGAAAAAGATAAATCAGCAGGTATTATTGCACTTGTAGGACCAAAGAGAATGAACTATCAACGAGCAATTATGTTAATTGATGCATTTGCAAGGTCATTAACCAGAACATTATCAGATTAG
- the dnaK gene encoding molecular chaperone DnaK, translated as MGKVIGIDLGTTNSVVAVVVGGEPVVIPNQEGQRTTPSVVAFTDKGERLVGQVAKRQSITNPENTIFSIKRLMGRKYNSREVQEAKKRLPYKIVEASNGDAHVEIMGKMYSPPEISAMILQKLKQAAEDYLGETVTEAVITVPAYFDDSQRQATKDAGRIAGLNVLRIINEPTAAALAYGLEKKKEEKIAVYDLGGGTFDISILEIAEGVIEVKSTNGDTFLGGDDFDIKIMDWIIDEFKKQEGIDLRKDRMALQRLKEAAERAKIELSSAMETEINLPFITADASGPKHLLMKLSRAKLEQLVDDLIQRTLEPCKKALSDAGLSQNQINEVILVGGQTRTPKVQKVVEEFFGKEPHKGVNPDEVVAVGAAIQGAILKGEVKEVLLLDVTPLSLGIETLGGVFTKIIERNTTIPTKKSQIFTTAADNQTAVTIKVYQGEREMAADNKLLGVFELVGIPPAPRGVPQIEVTFDIDANGIIHVSAKDLATGKEQSIRITASSGLSEEEIKKMVREAEAHAEEDRRKKQLAEAKNEADNMIYTVEKTLSEMGDKISDDEKKRIQEALEKCRQIKDTSSDINEIKSATEELAKASHRIAEELYKKAGASQPGAGPSSEAKKEEDVIEAEVEDKDNK; from the coding sequence ATGGGTAAAGTTATCGGAATAGACCTCGGAACAACGAATTCAGTTGTAGCAGTTGTTGTTGGTGGAGAACCGGTTGTTATACCAAATCAGGAAGGACAGAGAACAACACCATCTGTAGTTGCCTTTACTGATAAAGGTGAAAGGCTTGTTGGACAGGTTGCAAAAAGGCAGTCAATAACAAATCCTGAAAACACTATTTTTTCAATAAAGAGATTAATGGGAAGAAAATATAATTCCAGGGAAGTTCAGGAAGCAAAAAAGAGACTGCCTTATAAGATTGTTGAAGCATCAAATGGAGATGCTCATGTTGAGATAATGGGCAAAATGTACTCTCCACCTGAAATCTCTGCAATGATACTTCAAAAACTAAAACAGGCTGCAGAAGACTATCTCGGAGAGACAGTAACAGAGGCAGTTATTACTGTTCCGGCATATTTTGATGACAGTCAGCGTCAGGCAACAAAGGATGCGGGAAGAATTGCTGGTCTTAATGTGCTCAGAATAATAAATGAACCTACTGCTGCAGCTTTAGCTTACGGTCTTGAAAAAAAGAAAGAGGAAAAAATAGCGGTATATGATTTAGGTGGTGGAACTTTTGATATCTCTATTCTTGAGATTGCAGAAGGTGTCATTGAAGTGAAATCTACCAATGGAGATACCTTTCTTGGTGGTGATGATTTTGATATAAAAATTATGGACTGGATTATCGATGAGTTTAAAAAACAGGAAGGTATTGACCTGAGAAAAGACAGGATGGCTCTTCAGAGGCTTAAAGAGGCTGCAGAAAGAGCCAAGATAGAGCTCAGCTCTGCAATGGAAACAGAGATAAATCTTCCATTTATTACTGCAGATGCATCAGGACCAAAGCATCTTCTAATGAAACTAAGTCGTGCTAAATTAGAACAGCTTGTTGATGATTTAATTCAAAGAACTCTTGAACCGTGTAAAAAGGCTCTCTCTGATGCAGGATTATCTCAAAATCAGATAAATGAGGTTATTCTTGTTGGTGGTCAAACAAGAACACCAAAAGTTCAGAAAGTTGTTGAGGAGTTCTTTGGGAAAGAACCTCATAAAGGAGTTAATCCAGACGAGGTGGTGGCTGTTGGAGCTGCAATTCAGGGAGCAATTCTAAAAGGAGAGGTAAAGGAAGTTCTGCTTCTTGATGTTACACCTCTTTCACTTGGAATTGAAACATTAGGTGGTGTTTTCACAAAGATTATTGAGCGTAACACAACCATACCTACCAAGAAGTCCCAGATATTTACAACTGCAGCTGATAATCAGACAGCTGTGACAATAAAGGTTTATCAGGGTGAAAGAGAAATGGCTGCAGACAATAAACTTCTTGGAGTATTTGAACTTGTTGGAATTCCTCCTGCTCCCAGAGGTGTTCCCCAGATTGAGGTTACATTCGATATAGATGCAAATGGAATTATTCATGTTTCTGCAAAAGATCTTGCAACAGGTAAAGAGCAGTCAATCAGAATCACCGCTTCAAGCGGTCTTTCAGAGGAAGAGATTAAAAAAATGGTTAGAGAAGCTGAGGCTCATGCAGAGGAAGACAGGCGCAAGAAACAGCTTGCAGAGGCTAAAAACGAGGCTGATAACATGATTTATACAGTTGAGAAAACTCTAAGCGAGATGGGTGATAAAATTTCTGATGATGAGAAAAAGAGAATCCAAGAAGCACTGGAAAAATGTCGTCAGATTAAAGATACAAGCAGTGATATAAATGAAATAAAATCTGCCACAGAAGAACTTGCGAAGGCTTCACACAGAATTGCAGAGGAGCTTTATAAAAAAGCAGGTGCTTCACAGCCAGGGGCTGGTCCTTCTTCAGAAGCCAAAAAAGAGGAAGATGTAATAGAAGCTGAGGTCGAGGATAAGGATAATAAATGA
- the dnaJ gene encoding molecular chaperone DnaJ, producing MKDYYSILGVSRDASPEEIKRAFRRLARKYHPDLNHGNKESEEKFKELNEAYSCLSDPERRANYDRYGTAEGPAGNGYGFETTFTDIFEDIFEGFFGSFGFKKNRPSKGADLRYDLTITLEEAAFGVEKTIKFPRWEQCQTCNGSGIKPGTEPIVCPSCGGSGHIRYNQGFFSVSKTCLKCGGKGKIIKDPCTDCSGAGKIRVDRELSIKIPPGVDTGSKLKISGEGEIGEFGGPHGDLYIFINVKEHDIFKREGQNLYCSAPVSFVKAVFGGEIEVPTLDGKEKIEIPAGTPSGRVFKIKGKGLPRVGSSHRGDQIVTVYIEVPKKLTERQRELLEEFAQVSGEEIKKSSRGLKDKLKDIFSM from the coding sequence ATGAAAGACTACTATAGCATTCTTGGAGTAAGCCGGGATGCCTCACCGGAAGAAATCAAAAGGGCGTTCCGGCGCCTTGCAAGAAAATATCATCCTGATTTAAATCATGGCAATAAGGAATCAGAAGAAAAATTCAAGGAACTAAATGAAGCATACTCATGCCTTAGTGATCCTGAGCGACGGGCAAACTATGACAGATATGGTACAGCAGAAGGACCTGCCGGGAATGGCTATGGTTTTGAAACAACATTCACAGATATCTTCGAAGACATTTTTGAAGGCTTTTTTGGAAGCTTTGGATTTAAGAAAAATAGACCCTCAAAGGGTGCTGATTTAAGATATGACCTTACAATTACTCTAGAGGAAGCTGCCTTTGGTGTGGAAAAGACAATTAAATTTCCTCGATGGGAACAATGTCAAACATGCAATGGTTCTGGGATAAAACCTGGAACAGAGCCAATTGTATGTCCATCCTGTGGTGGTAGTGGGCATATAAGATATAATCAGGGCTTTTTCTCTGTTTCAAAAACCTGTTTAAAATGTGGTGGGAAGGGAAAAATTATTAAAGATCCCTGCACGGATTGTTCTGGCGCAGGCAAAATAAGAGTAGACAGGGAGTTATCAATTAAAATTCCTCCGGGGGTTGATACAGGTAGCAAGCTTAAAATAAGTGGTGAAGGTGAAATTGGAGAATTCGGAGGACCTCATGGAGATCTTTATATTTTCATAAATGTGAAAGAACATGATATTTTCAAAAGAGAGGGACAAAATCTTTATTGTTCTGCTCCAGTATCTTTTGTTAAAGCAGTTTTTGGTGGAGAAATTGAAGTTCCCACTCTTGATGGAAAAGAAAAAATAGAAATCCCAGCAGGTACTCCATCTGGTAGAGTTTTTAAAATTAAAGGCAAGGGGCTTCCAAGAGTTGGTAGCAGTCATAGAGGAGATCAAATTGTAACAGTTTATATTGAAGTTCCTAAAAAACTTACAGAACGTCAGAGAGAGTTGCTTGAAGAATTCGCTCAAGTATCAGGAGAAGAAATAAAAAAAAGTTCCAGAGGTTTAAAAGATAAGTTAAAAGATATATTCTCAATGTAA
- the grpE gene encoding nucleotide exchange factor GrpE, which translates to MEEIKKDISNEQEKEELSYEGSALEDKPRDVVENLQNELNQQKEKYLRLYAEFENYKRMVQKEREELINYANEKLIKDLLPVIDNFELAIKHSVGELNSSWLESMKQGIENTLKEFLRILEKYGVKPIETVGQLFNPEVHHAVSTFETEDMDDNIIVEELRKGYLYKDKLLREPLVTVSKKPKPSSESETSHPSGAEDEKN; encoded by the coding sequence ATGGAAGAAATAAAAAAAGATATATCCAATGAACAAGAAAAAGAGGAACTCTCCTATGAGGGTTCAGCTCTTGAAGATAAACCGAGAGATGTTGTGGAAAATCTTCAGAATGAGTTAAATCAGCAAAAAGAGAAATATCTTAGATTGTATGCTGAATTTGAAAATTACAAAAGAATGGTCCAAAAAGAAAGAGAGGAATTGATAAATTATGCAAATGAAAAATTGATCAAAGATCTTCTTCCTGTTATAGATAATTTTGAGTTAGCTATCAAACACTCAGTTGGTGAATTGAATTCTAGTTGGCTTGAAAGCATGAAACAAGGCATTGAAAATACATTGAAAGAATTTTTGCGTATATTAGAAAAGTATGGAGTTAAACCAATTGAAACAGTAGGACAGCTTTTTAATCCTGAAGTTCATCATGCTGTCTCTACATTTGAAACAGAAGATATGGATGATAATATAATCGTTGAAGAGTTGCGTAAAGGATATTTATACAAAGATAAACTGTTAAGAGAACCGCTTGTCACTGTTTCTAAAAAACCGAAACCGTCTTCAGAGTCTGAAACTTCGCACCCGTCGGGTGCTGAGGATGAAAAAAATTAA